A genome region from Hippopotamus amphibius kiboko isolate mHipAmp2 chromosome 1, mHipAmp2.hap2, whole genome shotgun sequence includes the following:
- the PRR16 gene encoding protein Largen isoform X4 → MTDSSKTDTLNSSSSGTTASSIEKIKVQANAPLIKPPAHPSAILTVLRKPNPPPPPPRLTPVKCEDPQRVVPTVNPVKTNGTLLRNGGFPGAPNKIPNGDICCKPSSNLDKAPVQPLMHRPEKDRCPQAGPRERVRFNEKVQYHGYCPDCDTRYHIKNREVHLHSEPIHLPGKLPPQGPPHPPPPHLSPFPLENGGLGISHSNSFPPLRPATVPPPTAPKPQKTILRKSTTTTV, encoded by the coding sequence ATGACTGACAGCTCCAAAACGGACACCCTGAATAGTAGCTCAAGCGGGACAACAGCCTCCAGCATAGAGAAGATCAAAGTGCAGGCCAATGCCCCTCTCATTAAACCCCCAGCCCACCCATCTGCTATCCTCACGGTCCTGAGAAAGCCAAaccctccaccacctcctccacgGTTGACACCTGTGAAGTGTGAAGATCCCCAAAGAGTGGTGCCCACTGTCAATCCGGTAAAGACCAATGGCACCCTTCTGAGAAATGGAGGCTTCCCAGGGGCACCAAACAAAATTCCAAATGGAGACATATGCTGCAAACCCAGCAGTAACTTGGACAAGGCTCCAGTGCAGCCTCTGATGCACAGACCTGAAAAAGACAGGTGCCCCCAAGCAGGACCTCGGGAACGAGTTCGGTTTAATGAAAAAGTCCAGTACCATGGCTATTGTCCTGACTGTGACACCCGGTATCACATAAAAAACAGGGAGGTCCACTTACACAGCGAACCTATCCACCTGCCAGGAAAGCTTCCTCCCCAaggccctccccaccctcctccccctcatctctctccttttccactAGAAAATGGGGGACTGGGAATAAGCCACAGTAACAGCTTCCCCCCCCTCAGACCTGCAACTGTGCCTCCTCCCACTGCACCAAAACCACAGAAGACGATCTTGAGGAAATCAACCACTACCACAGTGTGA
- the PRR16 gene encoding protein Largen isoform X3 produces the protein MPKKVVDQIDTLTSDLQLEDEMTDSSKTDTLNSSSSGTTASSIEKIKVQANAPLIKPPAHPSAILTVLRKPNPPPPPPRLTPVKCEDPQRVVPTVNPVKTNGTLLRNGGFPGAPNKIPNGDICCKPSSNLDKAPVQPLMHRPEKDRCPQAGPRERVRFNEKVQYHGYCPDCDTRYHIKNREVHLHSEPIHLPGKLPPQGPPHPPPPHLSPFPLENGGLGISHSNSFPPLRPATVPPPTAPKPQKTILRKSTTTTV, from the coding sequence GTGGTTGACCAGATTGATACCCTGACCTCTGACCTACAGCTGGAGGATGAGATGACTGACAGCTCCAAAACGGACACCCTGAATAGTAGCTCAAGCGGGACAACAGCCTCCAGCATAGAGAAGATCAAAGTGCAGGCCAATGCCCCTCTCATTAAACCCCCAGCCCACCCATCTGCTATCCTCACGGTCCTGAGAAAGCCAAaccctccaccacctcctccacgGTTGACACCTGTGAAGTGTGAAGATCCCCAAAGAGTGGTGCCCACTGTCAATCCGGTAAAGACCAATGGCACCCTTCTGAGAAATGGAGGCTTCCCAGGGGCACCAAACAAAATTCCAAATGGAGACATATGCTGCAAACCCAGCAGTAACTTGGACAAGGCTCCAGTGCAGCCTCTGATGCACAGACCTGAAAAAGACAGGTGCCCCCAAGCAGGACCTCGGGAACGAGTTCGGTTTAATGAAAAAGTCCAGTACCATGGCTATTGTCCTGACTGTGACACCCGGTATCACATAAAAAACAGGGAGGTCCACTTACACAGCGAACCTATCCACCTGCCAGGAAAGCTTCCTCCCCAaggccctccccaccctcctccccctcatctctctccttttccactAGAAAATGGGGGACTGGGAATAAGCCACAGTAACAGCTTCCCCCCCCTCAGACCTGCAACTGTGCCTCCTCCCACTGCACCAAAACCACAGAAGACGATCTTGAGGAAATCAACCACTACCACAGTGTGA